One region of Daphnia pulicaria isolate SC F1-1A chromosome 7, SC_F0-13Bv2, whole genome shotgun sequence genomic DNA includes:
- the LOC124348781 gene encoding uncharacterized protein LOC124348781, whose protein sequence is MTNPDCVEMKALGRQFAIGTLYNYAKDTIVPDMRLWDPEDVAKLIVETEENVKVHSMATEQTERDDEAGETKHRFWLSDLGMDDHTAMSLITGILRPSSGGAWQYVADWADWKAETFGRKAEVAVHCCCSRLSKEVSAVDSKTQLEIICRPDKLMQSGATHVVVAVTYGLEAFCIFSRQQPKSNTKTDDDDEATERMRNYARIFADRLTDDRNHLEADQDQEGDEENGGQCFIPLDLQCILYSDLNQAKNGGQSWTCKPVAEQYEACRMELKNQDKKAIPLKVLLCPLSKLMPKKKGKTILPDMSTELVLRCKMIWNRQMDLQRILWDADDLIGDLSDCHCIPPTTYKRIKEFGELITKFVGVLLKALAQWTVAVRRGGITEEKIMTKKIKAVETQSPFLPNELNCWLNRQKQQIKTFKMLDQLPNVRLVLGVENFKKEVKHGNEWSYAVVIHLPNLDGISDLLVGEMKRYVGVFKSSNWTDWRSDNKGTPTKDSILTNCRRIYYAALEFSTWVTKNNNDHTNVRYIIFYDERIGVGEISPFTRLYDCRTEEALPLNFTIPEAPGPVTVEKNYRGVITLSWTTEEEVEEPNYLLQYRNINGSGERWDSIQHNSKGITISYLQSEESYEFRVAAVTPGGRSPFSLVSYEVTIDPVCPPPAELQCLYVTDTSITISWDHQFYSGGVETVAEEDGDNSEKDEDEYNGYDDDEDYDEYYDDTENQEAEVTISSYSIDCWMGGSRHESTFIQRFTTDKTITLEPLVPDTDYNVQVRAVCTDATGSTFYSKASQILETKTLREAERVAHVVRRESQKCKKKTDKDIDAYQLRLKKQHRGDQTQGVGHYVFGERSYLALVGKRRQRTILMLGATGSGKSTLINAMVNYVLGVEWDDDFRFKLIDEPDDKSQAHSQTELVTTYDLYEMKGSRLNYSLTVVDTPGFGDTSGLEKDKKIMQQIQDYFQCRHGIQQLEAVCFVVQSSLPRLTPTQQYIFDSILSIFGQDIKDNIRLMVTFSDGALPPVLGAVKEAGIPSPMDSTGLPLYHKFNNKIFFTSNKGDRQTNEFNRTYFDMAVSGFDKFFDDLGVMEAKLLTLTREVLEERKRLEALIEGLQLRTQIKLTRIDEFQQIKKILADNQDQIDANKNFEFEVEFLVPKSTDITGTGQFTTNCQKCQTTCHFPCSQAHDADKHLCSVMDRSGNCMICKCPWNVHFNQKYRYEMVKEKVKRSSDAIRQQYQGAKNKAMTNEQLLKNIQKEIKKQEAQLMELMESTYPSIQRLDEIALRPHPFSTPDYINLLIAAEKQEHRPGYQQRITTLQKLRQMAEITAKLIRDKRSVQKPPPPPKPQPPK, encoded by the exons atgactAATCCGGATTGTGTCGAAATGAAGGCTTTGGGCCGCCAGTTTGCCATTGGAACACTTTACAATTACGCCAAAGATACAATTGTGCCAG ATATGCGCTTGTGGGATCCAGAAGATGTGGCCAAATTGATCGTcgaaactgaagaaaatgTCAAGGTTCATTCGATGGCGACTGAGCAAACCGAACGTGATGATGAGGCCGGTGAAACAAAGCACAGGTTTTGGCTATCTGATTTAGGAATGGATGATCACACGGCAATGAGTCTGATCACCGGCATTTTGCGTCCATCATCCGGAGGAGCTTGGCAGTACGTGGCTGACTGGGCGGACTGGAAGGCGGAAACGTTTGGCCGTAAAGCCGAAGTGGCGGTCCattgttgttgctccaggcTCTCCAAGGAAGTCTCGGCGGTCGATTCAAAAACTCAACTGGAAATCATTTGCCGTCCAGACAAATTAATGCAGAGCGGAGCCACTCACGTCGTCGTGGCCGTCACTTATGGCCTGGAAGCTTTTTGCATTTTCTCCCGTCAACAGCCAAAGTCAAACACGAAAACTGACGATGATGACGAAGCCACCGAAAGAATGCGTAACTACGCCCGCATATTCGCCGATCGGCTCACGGACGATAGAAACCATTTAGAAGCGGATCAGGATCAAGAAGGTGACGAAGAGAACGGCGGACAATGTTTCATCCCATTAGACTTGCAGTGCATTCTCTACAGCGATCTAAATCAAGCCAAAAACGGCGGACAAAGCTGGACTTGTAAGCCCGTTGCAGAACAGTACGAAGCCTGCAGGATGGAACTGAAAAATCAAGACAAAAAGGCAATTCCGCTGAAAGTATTACTGTGCCCACTCAGTAAATTGATGCctaagaaaaaaggtaaaactaTTCTTCCGGATATGTCGACAGAATTAGTTCTTCGTTGTAAAATGATATGGAACCGTCAAATGGATTTGCAACGAATTCTTTGGGACGCGGACGATTTGATTGGCGATTTGAGCGATTGCCACTGTATTCCGCCAACAACCTATAAGAGAATCAAGGAATTTGGAGAATTAATAACCAAATTTGTTGGGGTTTTACTCAAGGCGCTGGCTCAATGGACAGTTGCCGTCCGACGCGGAGGAATCACGGAAGAAAAGATAATGACTAAGAAGATAAAAGCCGTGGAAACCCAATCGCCGTTCCTTCCCAACGAGCTGAACTGTTGGCTCAATCGTCAGAAACAGCAAATCAAGACTTTTAAAATGTTGGATCAATTACCCAATGTCCGGCTTGTGTTGGGagtagaaaatttcaaaaaagaggTGAAACATGGAAACGAATGGTCTTACGCTGTGGTCATTCACTTGCCCAATTTGGACGGAATTTCTGATTTGTTGGTTGGCGAAATGAAGCGTTATGTTGGAGTATTCAAAAGTTCAAATTGGACAGATTGGAGAAGTGACAATAAAGGAACCCCAACTAAGGATTCAATTTTAACCAACTGTCGTCGAATATACTATGCTGCTCTAGAGTTTTCAACCTGGGTgactaaaaacaacaacgaccACACCAATGTACGGTACATCATATTTTACGACGAACGGATTGGTGTAGGGGAAATATCGCCGTTCACGCGATTATACGACTGCAGAACGGAAGAGGCTCTACCTTTGAATTTCACCATTCCTGAAGCTCCAGGTCCAGTCACCGTCGAAAAGAACTATCGTGGTGTGATCACGCTCAGTTGGACAACTGAAGAGGAAGTCGAAGAGCCTAATTATCTTTTGCAGTACCGCAACATTAATGGATCCGGAGAAAGATGGGATTCCATTCAACATAATTCCAAGGGAATTACAATCAGTTATCTGCAATCGGAGGAAAGTTACGAGTTCCGCGTTGCCGCAGTGACACCAGGAGGAAGGAGTCCGTTCAGTCTGGTCAGCTACGAAGTGACAATCGATCCGGTTTGTCCGCCACCAGCTGAACTGCAGTGTTTGTACGTGACGGATACGAGCATCACCATTTCCTGGGATCATCAATTTTATTCAGGCGGAGTAGAGACCGTTGCGGAAGAAGATGGGGATAATTCTGAAAAGGATGAAGATGAGTACAACGGCTATGACGATGATGAGGACTATGACGAGTACTACGACGACACTGAAAATCAAGAAGCCGAAGTAACTATTTCCTCTTACTCTATTGATTGCTGGATGGGTGGAAGCCGTCACGAGTCTACATTTATACAAAGATTCACTACAGATAAGACGATTACACTCGAACCACTCGTCCCCGACACAGATTATAACGTCCAAGTTCGGGCTGTCTGCACTGATGCCACGGGATCCACTTTCTACAGTAAAGCTTCGCAGATTCTGGAAACGAAGACGCTGCGAGAAGCCGAACGGGTAGCACACGTCGTCCGTCGTGAGAgccaaaaatgcaaaaaaaaaactgacaaaGACATCGACGCTTATCAGTTGCggctaaaaaaacaacatcgcGGCGACCAAACACAGGGAGTTGGACACTACGTTTTCGGCGAAAGGTCTTATTTGGCGTTGGTCGGCAAGCGACGTCAACGAACCATCTTGATGCTGGGCGCCACCGGTTCCGGCAAAAGTACTCTCATCAACGCTATGGTGAATTATGTGCTGGGAGTAGAGTGGGATGACGATTTCCGCTTTAAACTGATCGACGAGCCGGACGACAAGTCACAAGCTCACAGCCAGACGGAGTTGGTGACCACCTACGACTTGTACGAGATGAAAGGATCGCGGCTGAATTATTCTCTGACAGTTGTTGACACTCCAGGATTTGGTGACACTAGTGGGCtggaaaaagacaagaaaattaTGCAACAAATCCAAGATTATTTCCAGTGTCGTCACGGAATTCAGCAATTGGAGGCCGTCTGTTTTGTCGTCCAGTCGTCTCTCCCCAGGTTGACACCTACTCAACAATACATTTTCGACTCGATTTTGTCTATTTTCGGCCAAGACATTAAGGACAATATTCGGCTGATGGTGACGTTTTCTGACGGTGCTTTACCACCGGTCCTTGGTGCTGTCAAAGAGGCCGGCATCCCATCGCCCATGGACTCTACTGGTCTTCCCCTTTATCACAAGtttaataacaaaattttctttacttcTAACAAGGGCGACCGCCAGACGAACGAATTTAACCGGACCTACTTTGATATGGCAGTCAGCGGTTTCGACAAATTCTTCGACGATTTGGGGGTAATGGAAGCCAAATTGTTGACTCTCACGCGTGAAGTGCTCGAAGAACGAAAGCGGCTTGAAGCCCTTATCGAAGGTCTTCAACTTCGTACACAAATTAAATTGACACGTATCGATGAGTTTCAGCAAATCAAGAAGATCCTGGCGGATAATCAAGATCAGATAGACGCCAACAAGAATTTTGAGTTTGAAGTCGAATTCCTCGTTCCAAAATCAACGGACATAACCGGAACGGGCCAGTTCACCACCAACTGTCAAAAGTGCCAAACAACTTGTCATTTCCCTTGTAGCCAGGCTCATGACGCAGATAAACATCTTTGCTCCGTCATGGACCGAAGCGGCAATTGTATGATATGCAAATGTCCGTGGAATGtccatttcaatcaaaagtaCAGGTACGAGATGGTGAAAGAGAAAGTCAAGCGTTCGTCCGACGCCATACGGCAACAATATCAAGGGGCCAAGAATAAAGCGATGACCAATGAACAGCTGCTGAAAAATATCCAGAAGGAAATCAAGAAACAAGAGGCGCAGCTGATGGAGTTGATGGAATCCActtatccatccatccagcgaCTGGACGAAATCGCCCTTCGGCCTCATCCGTTCTCCACACCCGACTATATCAACTTGTTGATAGCCGCCGAGAAACAAGAACATCGTCCAGGATATCAGCAGAGAATCACCACATTACAAAAACTCCGCCAAATGGCTGAGATCACGGCCAAACTGATCCGCGATAAGCGTTCCGTTCAAAAACCACCGCCGCCACCGAAACCCCAACCACCCAAATAG